The DNA sequence GTTTTGTCACGCTCACAGCACCCCAAGCCAAGGGGGCTTATGAGCTGCGCGGCTGTATTGGTTCGCTTACCGCAAGCCAGCCACTGCTCAAGGATGTGGTTGAACACGCTTATGCGGCCGCCTTTCAGGATTCACGGTTCCCCCCGGTTACCACTTCAGAGGTTGCCCACCTGCATATTGAGATCTCTGTTTTATCGCCGCAACAGCCTTTACAGTTTCGAAATGAAGCCGAGCTGCTCAAGCAACTGCAACCCCATAAGGACGGCCTTGCAATAGAGTATGACGGCCGCCGCGCCACCTTTTTACCCTCCGTATGGGCGCAGCTGAGTGAACCCGCCAAGTTCCTCAGCAAGCTCAAACAAAAAGCCGGCTTTGCTGACGATTTTTGGAGCAGTGAGCTGCGCGCCTATCGCTATAGCTGCCAGTCTTTCGAAGAAGGTAAAACCACATAACACTGTGCGTTTTCTGGCAATTGTCAAGACTACCCCTACCCGCCCTGAACGACTACCATAGAGGTCCCAACAGGTTATAGTCGCCCCCATGTTTTTTACCCCGGAACGTCAGCAATTTTTCAAACCACTTACCAGCAAATATCGCGAACAGGTAGTGCAGTGCCTGTGCCTGCTGTATCAGCGGCTATACAGCTCTAACGCCGACTACGGCTCGTCTCTGTCGCGTGAACAGGTGGTCGAAATCCTAGAAGAAGCGCTGGTGCGCGCCCCTGTACTAGAGGCCGAAGACGGCGAAGAAGAAACCCGCTTTAAAAACAACCGCGAACAAGCCAACTGGATATTGAAGCAGCTATTAGACTGTGGCTGGCTAGAAAAACAGGTAGACACCGCAACACTGCAGTCTACTTTCCCTTTCAGCCGTATGGGCCGGCTATTTACACAGCCTTTAGTAGAATCGGGCAGCACCCAAATTCGTACCCGCCACCGCAACACCCGCAATACCCTTAATGCCCTAGAGGCGTTTTTGAATCGTGGCGAAGTACACGACCTACTGGATGCCTTTGAATACTCAGAGCGCATCGTAACCGACTTTACCGACGTTATTTCCGAGCTGGAAGAGCGTAAACGGCAACTCGTAAGAGAAGTGGAATCGCAGCAGTTGGTACAACAGGCCACCGACCAGTTTTTTGAATTTATGGAAAAGCGCTTCCAGCCCGATGTATCTGTTCGGCTTTCGGCCGACAGCGTAGAAAAACACCGGGACCAAATACACAAAGCCATCAGCAAAATTCGCCGAAAAAAAACCGAAAGCAAACGTGAGATCGAATTGCAATTGCGCCGTCAGGTACCCGAATTTGCCCTGGAGGGGCAATCGGTACTCTGGCTGATTCTCGACACGATAGAACGCCGTATGGGTAACGCCGCCGATATAATGCTACCAGCCCTGCGCCGCGCTCTGCATAGCTTCACCAAGCGCGCCGACATTATTATTCGCCAACTCAGCTATTTAAACAGCCAACAAAATACCGACTTACTGCAAGTGTGTAAGCATTTAAAAA is a window from the Teredinibacter franksiae genome containing:
- the amrA gene encoding AmmeMemoRadiSam system protein A — its product is MALLRYTRTNDELSYELQQQLLKIARQSIEYGCEHGARLQADHLLYYPASLTNIGCCFVTLTAPQAKGAYELRGCIGSLTASQPLLKDVVEHAYAAAFQDSRFPPVTTSEVAHLHIEISVLSPQQPLQFRNEAELLKQLQPHKDGLAIEYDGRRATFLPSVWAQLSEPAKFLSKLKQKAGFADDFWSSELRAYRYSCQSFEEGKTT
- a CDS encoding Wadjet anti-phage system protein JetA family protein; protein product: MFFTPERQQFFKPLTSKYREQVVQCLCLLYQRLYSSNADYGSSLSREQVVEILEEALVRAPVLEAEDGEEETRFKNNREQANWILKQLLDCGWLEKQVDTATLQSTFPFSRMGRLFTQPLVESGSTQIRTRHRNTRNTLNALEAFLNRGEVHDLLDAFEYSERIVTDFTDVISELEERKRQLVREVESQQLVQQATDQFFEFMEKRFQPDVSVRLSADSVEKHRDQIHKAISKIRRKKTESKREIELQLRRQVPEFALEGQSVLWLILDTIERRMGNAADIMLPALRRALHSFTKRADIIIRQLSYLNSQQNTDLLQVCKHLKNCSSEEFEQKLNVAAEQMATVNLQLIDPAHIKLQERKQAQFVHTAVNEDQTVDEEAQREILIQQLLDQAFSINNQKVREYVLNALRSGQKISSRNLPIDSAHDLLAMAHIIEVGAVNNLSTEYQFTVEPTGRTIESEFYREQDEFTIELKNNQH